A single region of the Bacteroides luhongzhouii genome encodes:
- a CDS encoding glycoside hydrolase family 3 N-terminal domain-containing protein translates to MKIIPSIVTLLFLIAVGTVSSPAQNATTVEPLLVYKALQDKDCQHWVDSVMDKLSFKEKVGQLFIYTIAPVDTKRNLELLREVIDTYKVGGLLFSGGKMQNQVELTNRAQRQAKVPLMITFDGEWGLAMRLRGTPVFPRNMVLGCIRDNRLLYEYGREVARQCRQIGVQVNFAPVADVNINPKNPVINTRSFGEDPIQVADKVIAYASGLEGGGVLSVCKHFPGHGDTDVDSHKALPVLPFTRERLDSVELYPFKEAIRAGLGGMMVGHLQVPVIEPIGGLPSSLSRNVVYDLLTDELAFKGLIFTDALAMKGVAGNGNVSLQALKAGNDMVLSPRNLKEEIPAVLEAVEKGELSREEIESKCRKVLTYKYVLGLKKKSYVQLSGLEQRINSPQTRDLVRRLNLAAITVLNNKNHILPLHTDKEQAIALLEVGDPGETDVLAKQLSRYTSLVRFPLRANQTEEENQRLRDSLSTYKRIIVAISEQRLASYQPFFAKFAPQSPAIYLFFTPGKMMLQIQRAVSHASAVVLGHSYNGDVQRQVADVLFAKASADGQLSASLGELFPTGAGVTITPKTPLHFVPEEYGLSSTHLKRVDSIALDGIRQGAYPGCQVVVLKNGHVMFDKSFGTYTGKGSPRVESTNIYDLASLSKTTGTLLAIMKLYDKGRFNLTDKISDHLPFLQHTDKKDITIQEILYHQSGLPSWIPFYQEAIDKDSYDGRLFSARKDAHHPLQLGTASWANPKFKFKSEYVSPVKTGDYTVQICDSLWLNRSFRKVIEEKIAEAPLKQKRYVYSDVGFILLGMLVEQLAGMPMEAYLQREFYGPMGLEHTGYLPLRRFAKSEIVPSNKDRFLRKETLQGFVHDEASAFFGGLAGNAGLFSTARDVARVYQMLLNGGEIDGQRYLSKETCQLFTTETSKISRRGLGFDKPDADDPKKGNCAPAAPAEVYGHTGFTGTCAWVDPVNELVYVFLSNRIYPDVTNRKLNQLHIRERIQGAIYDAMKKK, encoded by the coding sequence ATGAAGATAATTCCCTCAATAGTAACGCTTTTATTCCTTATCGCGGTCGGTACAGTTTCGAGTCCGGCGCAGAATGCTACAACCGTTGAACCTCTGCTGGTGTACAAAGCCCTTCAAGACAAGGACTGTCAGCACTGGGTTGATTCGGTTATGGATAAACTTTCCTTTAAAGAAAAGGTAGGTCAGTTGTTCATCTATACCATTGCTCCGGTAGACACCAAACGAAACTTGGAACTGCTGCGCGAAGTCATCGACACTTATAAAGTAGGCGGCCTTCTCTTTTCCGGAGGGAAGATGCAAAACCAGGTCGAACTGACGAACCGGGCGCAGCGACAAGCCAAAGTCCCTTTGATGATTACCTTTGATGGAGAATGGGGATTGGCCATGCGTCTGCGTGGTACGCCTGTCTTCCCGCGAAATATGGTGCTGGGATGTATCCGCGACAACCGGCTGCTTTATGAGTATGGACGTGAAGTTGCCCGTCAATGCCGGCAGATTGGAGTACAGGTAAACTTCGCTCCGGTGGCGGACGTGAATATAAACCCTAAAAATCCCGTCATCAATACCCGTTCTTTTGGAGAAGATCCGATCCAAGTGGCTGATAAGGTAATCGCTTATGCTTCCGGTTTGGAAGGTGGAGGGGTGTTATCTGTGTGCAAACACTTTCCCGGACACGGAGATACCGATGTCGATTCGCATAAAGCGCTTCCGGTACTTCCTTTCACTCGCGAGCGTCTGGATAGTGTGGAGCTTTATCCGTTTAAAGAGGCCATCCGTGCCGGACTGGGCGGTATGATGGTAGGCCATTTGCAAGTGCCGGTGATTGAACCTATTGGCGGACTTCCGTCTTCCTTGTCCCGCAATGTCGTGTATGATTTGCTGACCGATGAACTAGCGTTCAAAGGCCTGATATTTACCGACGCACTTGCCATGAAAGGCGTGGCAGGAAATGGAAATGTCAGTTTGCAAGCTTTGAAAGCAGGTAATGACATGGTACTGTCTCCCCGGAACCTAAAGGAAGAGATACCAGCCGTACTGGAAGCTGTTGAAAAAGGGGAACTAAGCCGTGAAGAGATTGAAAGCAAATGCCGCAAAGTCTTGACTTATAAATATGTGTTGGGACTTAAGAAGAAATCGTATGTACAATTATCCGGTTTGGAACAACGCATTAACAGTCCGCAGACACGTGACTTGGTTCGCCGGTTGAATCTAGCGGCAATAACCGTTTTGAACAATAAGAATCATATCCTCCCCCTACATACAGACAAGGAGCAGGCGATTGCACTGCTCGAAGTGGGAGATCCCGGAGAAACCGATGTATTGGCCAAACAACTTTCCCGTTATACATCTTTGGTACGTTTTCCCCTTCGCGCCAATCAGACAGAAGAGGAAAATCAACGGTTGCGTGATTCTCTGTCTACCTATAAACGAATCATTGTAGCCATTAGCGAACAGCGGTTGGCTTCTTATCAGCCTTTCTTTGCGAAGTTTGCTCCTCAAAGTCCGGCTATTTATCTGTTTTTTACTCCGGGGAAGATGATGTTGCAGATTCAGCGGGCCGTGTCTCATGCTTCGGCAGTCGTGTTGGGGCACAGTTATAATGGAGACGTGCAGCGTCAGGTAGCAGATGTGTTATTTGCCAAGGCATCCGCAGACGGACAGTTGTCGGCAAGCTTGGGAGAACTGTTTCCAACGGGAGCAGGAGTGACCATTACCCCCAAGACGCCATTGCATTTCGTGCCGGAAGAATACGGGCTTTCTTCTACTCATCTAAAGCGCGTCGATTCCATCGCATTAGACGGTATTCGCCAGGGAGCTTATCCCGGTTGCCAGGTGGTAGTGTTGAAAAACGGCCATGTCATGTTCGACAAGTCTTTCGGCACTTATACGGGCAAAGGAAGTCCGCGTGTCGAATCTACGAATATCTACGATCTGGCTTCCCTCTCGAAGACGACGGGCACTTTGCTTGCCATCATGAAACTCTACGATAAGGGACGTTTCAATCTGACAGATAAGATTTCGGATCATTTGCCGTTTTTGCAACATACCGATAAGAAAGATATAACGATTCAGGAAATCCTGTATCATCAGTCCGGTTTACCTTCTTGGATTCCTTTCTACCAAGAAGCCATCGATAAAGATAGTTATGACGGAAGATTGTTCAGCGCACGCAAAGACGCTCATCATCCGTTACAGTTGGGAACGGCTTCATGGGCGAATCCGAAATTCAAATTCAAAAGTGAATACGTCTCTCCCGTCAAGACCGGTGATTACACTGTTCAAATCTGCGATAGCTTGTGGCTAAACCGCTCCTTCCGGAAGGTGATAGAAGAGAAAATAGCAGAAGCTCCGTTAAAGCAGAAACGCTATGTATATAGTGATGTCGGATTCATTCTGTTGGGGATGTTGGTAGAACAACTGGCCGGTATGCCTATGGAAGCCTATCTGCAACGTGAGTTTTACGGACCGATGGGGTTGGAGCATACGGGCTACTTGCCTTTACGCCGTTTTGCCAAATCGGAAATTGTCCCTTCCAACAAAGACCGTTTCTTGCGTAAAGAGACTTTGCAGGGATTTGTGCATGATGAGGCTTCCGCTTTCTTTGGCGGGTTGGCCGGAAATGCCGGACTTTTCTCTACTGCCCGTGATGTAGCCCGTGTTTATCAGATGTTGCTGAATGGAGGAGAAATAGACGGTCAACGCTATCTAAGCAAAGAAACCTGTCAGCTGTTTACTACTGAAACCTCAAAAATCAGCCGACGTGGCTTGGGCTTTGACAAACCGGATGCTGATGATCCGAAGAAAGGAAATTGTGCTCCTGCCGCACCTGCCGAAGTGTACGGTCATACCGGCTTTACCGGTACATGCGCATGGGTAGACCCGGTCAATGAACTGGTCTATGTATTTCTTAGCAACCGGATTTATCCGGATGTAACAAATCGCAAGCTGAATCAACTGCACATTCGTGAGCGAATACAAGGAGCTATTTATGATGCGATGAAAAAGAAATAA
- a CDS encoding bifunctional metallophosphatase/5'-nucleotidase, translating to MKRFQILFLLCLALSFTFSIFAQDTKEVIILQTSDVHSRIEPINQKGDGYYNKGGFVRRAAFLEQFRKEHKNVLLFDCGDISQGTPYYNMFRGEVEVKLMNEMGYDAMTIGNHEFDFDVDNMARIFKMADFPVVCANYNLDATALKDIVKPYVVLEKYGLRIGVFGLGTQPEGMIQANKCEGVVYEDPIRVSNEIATLLKEEEGCDLVVCLSHLGIQMDEQLVAGTHNIDVILGGHSHTFMEGPKTYLNMDGKEVPVMHTGKNGVRVGRLDLTLKHK from the coding sequence ATGAAAAGATTTCAGATATTATTCCTGCTATGTCTTGCATTGAGTTTCACTTTTTCAATCTTTGCGCAGGATACCAAAGAAGTTATCATTTTACAAACAAGCGATGTGCATAGCCGTATCGAACCTATCAATCAGAAGGGTGACGGATATTATAACAAAGGTGGTTTTGTCCGTCGGGCGGCTTTTCTCGAACAGTTCCGCAAAGAGCATAAGAATGTATTGCTTTTCGATTGCGGAGATATTTCCCAGGGGACACCTTATTATAATATGTTCCGCGGAGAAGTGGAAGTCAAACTGATGAATGAAATGGGCTATGACGCAATGACGATCGGTAACCATGAGTTTGATTTCGATGTGGATAATATGGCCCGCATTTTCAAGATGGCTGATTTTCCGGTCGTTTGTGCCAACTATAATCTGGATGCTACGGCATTAAAAGATATAGTCAAGCCCTACGTCGTTCTGGAGAAATATGGCTTGAGAATCGGCGTGTTCGGTCTCGGAACCCAGCCGGAAGGAATGATTCAGGCCAATAAATGCGAAGGAGTCGTTTATGAAGACCCGATCCGTGTATCCAACGAAATAGCTACCTTGTTGAAAGAGGAAGAAGGTTGTGATCTGGTCGTATGCCTGTCTCATCTGGGCATCCAGATGGATGAACAGCTGGTTGCCGGAACGCACAATATCGACGTGATTCTGGGTGGACACTCCCATACATTTATGGAAGGCCCCAAAACATACTTGAATATGGACGGAAAGGAGGTGCCTGTCATGCACACAGGAAAAAATGGTGTTCGTGTAGGCCGTCTCGATTTGACATTGAAACATAAATGA